From the genome of Bacteroidales bacterium:
CAAACGTTTCAAAGATTATCATCTTGATTTAAAGGGGAATAATGACCTTTTATCAATTACTCGCCCCGATATTATTGAAGAAATTCACGGAAAATATCTTGAAGCAGGAGCAGATATTGTCGAAACCAACACTTTCAATGCAAATCTAATCTCAATGGAAGATTATGATATGAATCAATACAATTTGGTTTATGAAATGAATTTAAAATCGGCTCAAATTGCAAGAAAAATTTGTGATAAATATTCAGAACAAAATCCCGATAAATTTTGCTTTGTTGCCGGAGCAACAGGGCCTACAAACAAAACAGCATCAATGTCGCCCGATGTTGAAGACCCCGGAAAACGAGCAGTTACTTTTGATGATGTTGTTGCCGGTTACACACCCCAAATTAGAGGATTATTAGACGGCGGATCTGATATTATCCTCATTGAAACAATTTTTGATACTCTTATTGCAAAAGCTGCATTATACTGTGTTCAACAAGAAGCTGAAAAAAGAAACATAAAAATTCCGATTATGATTTCGGGAACGGTTACAGATAAAAGCGGAAGAACTTTATCCGGGCAAACCACAGAGGCTTTTATAAGTTCACTTTCGCATGTCGATTTGCTGACTGTCGGACTAAATTGCTCAACCGGAGCATCGGATATGTTGCCGCATATTGCAGAAATGTCAAAGAAATCATCTTTTAAAATCTGTGCCTATCCTAATGCCGGTATGCCCAATCAATTTGGTGAATATGATGAAACTCCGAAAAAAATGGCAGTTCAAATTAAACAGTTTTTGGACAGTTCTTATGTAAATATAATTGGCGGTTGTTGCGGAACTACGCCTGAACATATCCGGGAGATTGTTAAACTTGCTGATAAATCGCAAAAACACAAAGTTCCGGAAATAAAAAAGAAGACAAATTTAAGCGGTTTAGAACGTCTTGAAATTAGTTCTGAAAATAATTTTATAAACATAGGTGAACGAACAAATGTAGCAGGTTCAAGAAAGTTTGCCCGATTAATAAGAGAGAAGAAATATGAAGAGGCTTTGTCAATTGCTCGTCAGCAAGTTGAAAACGGAGCACAAATTATAGATGTCTGCACGGATGATGCAATGCTTGACGCAGAAACCGAAATGCAAACATTTTTAAACCTTTTGGTTTCAGAACCGGATATTGCAAAAGTTCCGGTAATGATTGACAGCTCAAAACACAATGTAATTATTGCCGGATTGAAATGTTTGCAAGGCAAAGCAATCGTTAATTCAATAAGTTTGAAAGAAGGGGAAGATATTTTCATTAATCAAGCAAAAGAAATTAAACAATATGGTGCGGCTGTAGTAGTTATGGCATTTGACGAAAAAGGTCAAGCAACAACATACGATAATAAAATCAAAATTTGTAAACGTGCTTATGATATTCTTACACAAAAAGTTAATTATCCGCCGGAAGATATAATTTTCGACCCGAATATCTTAACAATTGCAACCGGAATAGAAGAACACAACAATTATGCTGTCGATTTTATTAATACAGTAAAATGGATTAAAAATAATTTGCCGTATGCAAAAGTAAGCGGAGGAATAAGCAATTTATCTTTCTCATTCAGAGGAAATAATGTTGTAAGAGAAGCAATGCATTCTGTGTTTTTATATCATGCCGTGAAAGCCGGGCTGGATATGGGAATTGTAAATGCCGGAATGTTGCAAATTTATGACGAAATACCGAAAGATTTATTGCAACTGACGGAAGATGTGGTTTTTAATAAAAGAGAAGATGCAACTGAAAGGCTAATCGAATATGCTGAAAACGTAAAAGATACCGGGCAAAAGGAAAAAAAACTTCAAGATTGGCGAACAAAGTCTGTTGATGACCGATTAAGTTACGCTTTGGTGAAAGGCATTACCGAATATATTGAAGAAGATACAGAAGAAGCAAGAAAAAATCATAAACAAGCACTTGATGTAATTGAGCAACCGTTAATGGCAGGAATGAACAGAGTAGGAGAGCTTTTTGGAGACGGAAAAATGTTTTTACCGCAAGTTGTGAAAAGTGCACGTGTAATGAAAAAAGCTGTTTCTGTTCTGTTGCCCTATATCGAAGCAGAAAAAGCCGGCGGAGCAACAAGTTCTGCCGGAAAAATTTTATTGGCAACAGTAAAAGGTGATGTGCATGACATAGGAAAGAATATTACAGGAGTTATTTTAGCATGCAATAATTTTGAAGTCATTGATTTGGGTGTTATGGTTCCCACCGAAAAAATACTTGAAGTTGCTGAAAATGAAAATGTTGATATTGTCGGTTTAAGCGGGCTTATTACACCCTCTTTAGAAGAAATGGTTAATGTTGCCAAAGAAATGCAAAAGCGAAATATGAATATTCCTTTATTGATTGGCGGAGCTACTACTTCAAAAATTCATACAGCAGTAAAAATTGCTCCTGAATATAAAGGTGCAACTGTTTATGTTATTGATGCTTCAAAAAGTGTTGCTGTCTCACAACAATTAATTCAGGAAAAAGATAATTTTATTAATAAAGTTAATGCTGAATATACCGATTTGCGAACAACTTATTCAAACAAAAAAGACAAGACATACATTTCACTTGAAAAAGCACGAAAAAACAGTTTCAAAACTAATTGGCAAAAGCATAAAATTGTAAAACCGAAATTCACAGGTATAAAAACGCTTAAAAATTTTCCTTTGCAGGAAATTGTTCCTTATTTCGACTGGACATTTTTTTTTCATGCATGGGATATTACAGGCAAATATCCGCAAAATTTTGAGCATAAAGAAAAAGGCAAACATGCCAAAAAACTTTTCGATAATGCTCAAATAATGCTTGCTGAAATTATTGAAGAAAATTGGCTTACTGCAAATGCTGTAATTGGAATTTTTCCTGCAAATTCTGTCGATGATGATGTTGAATTATATGACGAAAACGAAAAAATACTGACAACTTTCAGGTTTTTAAGACAACAAACAGAAAAAATAAGCGAAAAACCATATCTTTCTTTATCAGATTATATTGCTCCGCAAGACAGCAGAAAGTTAGACTACATTGGAGCTTTTGCCCTGACAACAGGTCTTAATATTGAGCAAAAAGTAAAAGAATTTGAAGCTGCAAATGATGATTATTCAGCAATAATGCTGAAAAACCTTGCTGACCGTTTTGCCGAAGCATTTGCAGAATTATTACATAAAAAAGTAAGAACCGAATTTTGGGGATATGCAGAAAACGAAGATTTAAGTACAGAAGAACTGTTCAAATCAAAATATCAAGGAATACGACCGGCAATTGGTTATCCTGCATGTCCTGAACATTCCGAAAAAAGAATATTATTTGACTTGCTTAATGTCGAAAAAAATACAGGCATGAGCTTAACTGAAAACTTTTCAATGTACCCGCCGGCATCAGTAAGCGGATTATACTTCGCACATCCCGAAGCACGATATTTCAATATCGGTAAAATTACAAAAGAGCAAGTTGAAGATTATGCTGTTCGGAAAAATATTAGTTTGGAAACGGCAGAGAGGTTTTTGAGGAGTAATTTGGGGTATTAATAAGAAAGCCACGAATGCACGAATAAAAATAAAATTTATTCTATCTTCAATTTTTTAGTCATCACAATATTTCCATCTGTTGTTTGTTTTTCTAAAAGTTAATTTTAGAACTTTGATTTCAGGATGTTTATCATTCATCAATATCTTAAATGGTGTAATATTTACTTGTTTGAGATTAACGTTGACTACAGCTGTATTAGTAGAAGGGTTTTCATGAACGTCTGTTACTTCATCTATTTCATAATCAAAGAGTAAAACTTTTGTGTAAGTTAAGTTAAGGTGTTTTAAATTTTGTTCTAAAATAAAATCTTTCGATTTTGATGTAAACTGAATATTGTAATGAGGATGTTTCCCGAAAATTGTTTTTTTAATACCAATAGAATCAACGATTAAGTAACCATCATCTGCAAGTTTCTTGTATTTAGACAATTGCTCCATGTCTTCTTTGTAAAAAATTACATCACCGGTAAAAACTTTTACTGACACGTAATTTTGTTCTTTTTCAAAACATTTTTTTAAGATTTTTTCTGCTTTAGAGTTTGAAAGATTATCAGAACAAGATACAAATGTTACTACAACAAATAATATTAATAGCTTTTTCATTATAATTTCATTTTACCATTCAATTTTTAGATTTCTAATTTCTGCATTGGCTTCAGACGCATTATCTCCACCGTCATAATTTTTATGTTTAAAAGGCAATGTGACAAATTTAAACATTTCTGTAGAAGGTAATATGTTTTTAAAAGTAATAGTACCTTTAAACGGAACACTTGTGGGAATTTTTGATGAACTATATTTGTTAGCATCTTCTGTTCCAAGCGTTCCTTCTTTTCCGGAAAACTCATTTCCGGAAATGTCATACGCTTTAGAGTTGTTATCATCAAGTGAAACAGATTTGTGGACTTGATGATGAATAATTAAAAATTCAATAGTAACAGTTTGATCATCTGTAGCTCCTTTACAACTTAATACTTTAAATTCAAAAGCATCATTAAATGACTTTATTTCTACTTCCGGATTTACTGTATTAATGCCTAATTGAGCTTTCAATGAGAGGTTCTCGGCTATAATTGCATCACAATTCTGTGAAAAAATCATACTTGATGGTAATAATAATAGCCCAATTAATAAATTTCTTTTTTTCATTTGTTTTTATGTTAAAATAGGTTTGTATAAATCGTTTTAGCTTCAAAATTAAATATTAAATAAATCTATTTTAATTAGGAATATTTAGCACAACAAATATAAATAATTTTTCAAAAAAATAAATTGTATTTATACTGAATTTTTGCTTTGGTTGAAATACAACGCAAATTTTCTAATCCACAACTTTTTAAATAATTATAGTCGTTTGTTATTAATTTCCAATTGAAATATTTTGTAATATATTCAACATTCGGTAAATATTCAAGAACTTTCATAACTTACAAGTTTCATTATTATAAGTGCTTATAAGGTGTTCGCAAATGATCATTTAAAAAATTCTTTTCATCAGTTTCATTCCAATTGTTTTCATCCCAAACTTCATCTGCCGAATTCATTGCTTTATCAGCGAAGTATTGAATAAGAAATTTTTTTAATGCAAGTAAATCCTTAGAAAAAACAGAACTTGAAAATAATTTTAACATCTCTAATTGTAAATTTGTTAACGGAGTTTTTAATGTCGCTTCCATTTTTTTTTACAAAGTTACAAAAAAACAGTATATATGCCATTTATGCAGAAACAAACAATGTTGAGGTAATACAAATAAGTTTTAAGGAGGAATTTGGGGTATTAATTAGAAAGCCACGAATGCACGAATAAAAAAAACAGAAATTCGTGCATTCACGGCAAAAAATCTTAATTTAACATCTTCTGAAACCCTAAATTAATATTTATCGTGTTTGCATAGACGCTTTGTCTTGAAATTATAATATATGCCAAATCAAGATATAAAAACCTATATTTTAACCCGATTCCTGTTGTTCCGAACTTTCTGTTGCCTTTTGTTGAATGTTCTGAAAAATATCCGCCCCTTAATGTATAAGAAATTTCATTCTTTGGTTTATACAAAATCTCACCTCCGAATTTATGTAATATTTCATGCAACTCTTCTCTAAAACCAAAAGGTGCATCATAAAATGATTGAAAAATCCCTTCAATTGCTGAAACTTCATCATCCGTTCCGAGCATGACATCATTTTCATAATATGGCGGTGTGGGAACAAGCATTTTTTCTGCCTGATAAGCAAGTGTATAGTTTATTTGTCTTTCTTCCGGTAAAAGTTTTTCAAAAGTCCACATTGTTCCGAGTTTTAGATTTGTCGGAATAAAATCTTTGTATATTACATCTTATTTCTATTTTGTTAAAATATGTTATTTTAATATGCGGTATTTTTCTTGAACTTTTTGAATTTATATTGTAAATTTGCGGCACTTTTTAACTCATAAAAAAATAACTAAAAATAAATAAAATGGCAAAAATTAAAGTTGGTATAAACGGATTTGGTCGTATCGGAAGAATGGCCTTTAGAATAATCCTTGAAAGAACAGATTATGAAATAGTCGGAATAAATGATCTTACAAGTAATAAAGTATTAGCTCATTTGCTTAAGTATGATTCAACACAAGGTAAATTTAACGGAGAAGTTACTTATGATGATAAGGGTATTACGGTTAACGGAAATAAAATAGGCGTTAGTGAAGAAAGAAATCCTGCGAATATTCCGTGGGTACAAACACCGGATGTCGTTATTGAAGCAACAGGCGTTTTCAGAACAAAAGAAAGTCCTAAAGGCGGTTATGGCGACCACTTGAAAAACGGTGCTAAAAAAGTTATTTTAACAGTTCCCGCGAAGGATACAATTGACAGAATGATTGTTCTCGGAGTAAACGATGAAGATTTAAAAGATACAGATGAATGTGTTTCAAATGCATCGTGTACTACAAATTGTCTTGCTCCGGTTGCAAAAATTCTTAATGATAATTTTGGCATTGAAAAAGGATTAATAAATACAATCCATTCATATACAAATGATCAGGTTATACTTGACGGACCACATACTGACCTCAGAAGAGCAAGATCAGCAGCAGTTTCAATTATTCCCACAACAACCGGTGCAGCAGCAGCAGTCGGAAAAATAATCCCTGAATTAAGCGGTAAATTAAACGGTATGGCAACAAGAGTTCCTACACCTACAGGCTCACTCGTTGATCTTGTTGTAACACTGAAAAAAAATGTTACTGTTGAAGAAGTAAATGCAGCCGTTAAAAAAGCCGCAGAGGGTGAAATGAAGGGAATCCTTCAATATTGCGAAGATCCTATTGTTTCAGTTGATGTTATTCAAAACGAGCATTCATCAATATTTGATGTAGGAAGTACCATGGTAATTGACGGAAATATGGTAAAGGTTCTTTCATGGTATGATAACGAATGGGGTTATTCAGCAAGAGTTGTTGACTTAATAGGAAAATTATTTTAAAATGTTATAAAACATAAATTAATATGAAGCTGTTTCGTATCTTTACGGAACAGCTTATTTAATATTAAACATAAAATTAACAGATGAAAACAACAGAATTCAATAAAAAACATAAAGAACTTGGTGCAAAAATGGTTGAATTTGTCGGATTTGAAATGCCGGTAGAATATTCCGGTATAAACGATGAACACATTAATATCAGAGAAAATGTCGGCGTTTTTGATGTATCTCATATGGGAGAAATTTGGGTAAAAGGCCCAAATGCATATAATTTTGTTCAAAAAGTTACATCAAACGATATTTCTAAAATATCTGTGGGTGAAGCTCAATATTCTTGTTTCCCGAATAACATCGGCGGTATAGTTGATGATTTAATCGTATATTATTACGAATCTGAAAAATACTTGCTGGTTGTGAATGCTTCAAACATTGAAAAAGATTGGAATTGGTTAGTTAAACAAAATTCAGAAAATGCAGAACTTGAAAACGCATCTGATAATATTTCACAACTTGCTGTTCAAGGGCCGAATGCCGAAAAAGTATTACAAAAATTGACAGATGTTGATCTTTCAAAAATTAAATTTTATACATTCGTAAACGGAGAGATGGCAGGAGTAAAAGATGTAATTATTTCTGCAACCGGCTATACAGGAGCCGGTGGTTTTGAGTTATATATGTATAATAATGATGCCGAGAAAATTTGGGATGCTGTTTTTGATGCCGGAAAAGAATTTAATATTAAACCGGCAGGACTTGCTGCCCGCGATACTTTAAGATTAGAAATGGGATATTGCCTCTACGGAAATGATATTAATGATACCAGTTCGCCAATTGAAGCAGGTTTGGGGTGGATTACTAAATTTGATGAAAAAAATAATTTCATTAACAGAAAACAACTTGAAGAACAAAAGATTACCGGAGTTGACAAAAGATTACGCGGGTTTGAAATGATCGACAGAGGTATTCCGAGAAAAGATTATGAAATATATGATTCAGAAAACAGCTTGATAGGAAACGTAACATCAGGAACCATGTCTCCTATGTTGAAAAAAGGGATCGGTATGGGATATATAAATAAAGGAAGTTGGAATTTTGACAATGAAATTTACATAAAAGTTCGCAAAAAGATGCTGAAAGCAAAAATTGTAAAATTACCTT
Proteins encoded in this window:
- the metH gene encoding methionine synthase, with amino-acid sequence MKNSKKLYKVINNKVLVLDGAMGSLIQSYNLTEEDFRGKRFKDYHLDLKGNNDLLSITRPDIIEEIHGKYLEAGADIVETNTFNANLISMEDYDMNQYNLVYEMNLKSAQIARKICDKYSEQNPDKFCFVAGATGPTNKTASMSPDVEDPGKRAVTFDDVVAGYTPQIRGLLDGGSDIILIETIFDTLIAKAALYCVQQEAEKRNIKIPIMISGTVTDKSGRTLSGQTTEAFISSLSHVDLLTVGLNCSTGASDMLPHIAEMSKKSSFKICAYPNAGMPNQFGEYDETPKKMAVQIKQFLDSSYVNIIGGCCGTTPEHIREIVKLADKSQKHKVPEIKKKTNLSGLERLEISSENNFINIGERTNVAGSRKFARLIREKKYEEALSIARQQVENGAQIIDVCTDDAMLDAETEMQTFLNLLVSEPDIAKVPVMIDSSKHNVIIAGLKCLQGKAIVNSISLKEGEDIFINQAKEIKQYGAAVVVMAFDEKGQATTYDNKIKICKRAYDILTQKVNYPPEDIIFDPNILTIATGIEEHNNYAVDFINTVKWIKNNLPYAKVSGGISNLSFSFRGNNVVREAMHSVFLYHAVKAGLDMGIVNAGMLQIYDEIPKDLLQLTEDVVFNKREDATERLIEYAENVKDTGQKEKKLQDWRTKSVDDRLSYALVKGITEYIEEDTEEARKNHKQALDVIEQPLMAGMNRVGELFGDGKMFLPQVVKSARVMKKAVSVLLPYIEAEKAGGATSSAGKILLATVKGDVHDIGKNITGVILACNNFEVIDLGVMVPTEKILEVAENENVDIVGLSGLITPSLEEMVNVAKEMQKRNMNIPLLIGGATTSKIHTAVKIAPEYKGATVYVIDASKSVAVSQQLIQEKDNFINKVNAEYTDLRTTYSNKKDKTYISLEKARKNSFKTNWQKHKIVKPKFTGIKTLKNFPLQEIVPYFDWTFFFHAWDITGKYPQNFEHKEKGKHAKKLFDNAQIMLAEIIEENWLTANAVIGIFPANSVDDDVELYDENEKILTTFRFLRQQTEKISEKPYLSLSDYIAPQDSRKLDYIGAFALTTGLNIEQKVKEFEAANDDYSAIMLKNLADRFAEAFAELLHKKVRTEFWGYAENEDLSTEELFKSKYQGIRPAIGYPACPEHSEKRILFDLLNVEKNTGMSLTENFSMYPPASVSGLYFAHPEARYFNIGKITKEQVEDYAVRKNISLETAERFLRSNLGY
- a CDS encoding PorV/PorQ family protein → MWTFEKLLPEERQINYTLAYQAEKMLVPTPPYYENDVMLGTDDEVSAIEGIFQSFYDAPFGFREELHEILHKFGGEILYKPKNEISYTLRGGYFSEHSTKGNRKFGTTGIGLKYRFLYLDLAYIIISRQSVYANTININLGFQKMLN
- the gap gene encoding type I glyceraldehyde-3-phosphate dehydrogenase, with the translated sequence MAKIKVGINGFGRIGRMAFRIILERTDYEIVGINDLTSNKVLAHLLKYDSTQGKFNGEVTYDDKGITVNGNKIGVSEERNPANIPWVQTPDVVIEATGVFRTKESPKGGYGDHLKNGAKKVILTVPAKDTIDRMIVLGVNDEDLKDTDECVSNASCTTNCLAPVAKILNDNFGIEKGLINTIHSYTNDQVILDGPHTDLRRARSAAVSIIPTTTGAAAAVGKIIPELSGKLNGMATRVPTPTGSLVDLVVTLKKNVTVEEVNAAVKKAAEGEMKGILQYCEDPIVSVDVIQNEHSSIFDVGSTMVIDGNMVKVLSWYDNEWGYSARVVDLIGKLF
- the gcvT gene encoding glycine cleavage system aminomethyltransferase GcvT codes for the protein MKTTEFNKKHKELGAKMVEFVGFEMPVEYSGINDEHINIRENVGVFDVSHMGEIWVKGPNAYNFVQKVTSNDISKISVGEAQYSCFPNNIGGIVDDLIVYYYESEKYLLVVNASNIEKDWNWLVKQNSENAELENASDNISQLAVQGPNAEKVLQKLTDVDLSKIKFYTFVNGEMAGVKDVIISATGYTGAGGFELYMYNNDAEKIWDAVFDAGKEFNIKPAGLAARDTLRLEMGYCLYGNDINDTSSPIEAGLGWITKFDEKNNFINRKQLEEQKITGVDKRLRGFEMIDRGIPRKDYEIYDSENSLIGNVTSGTMSPMLKKGIGMGYINKGSWNFDNEIYIKVRKKMLKAKIVKLPFYKA